The Lactobacillus sp. CBA3605 genome contains a region encoding:
- the pstB gene encoding phosphate ABC transporter ATP-binding protein PstB encodes MSTILKTENLSLFYGKKEALKSVNLSFENKGITALIGPSGCGKSTFLRCLNRMNDLIPNVTITGEVAFNQANIYAPTTDTVQLRKEIGMVFQQPNPFPFSIYENVVYGLRLAGVRDKETLDAAVEKSLKQAAIWDEVKDRLHVNALSLSGGQQQRICIARVLAVEPEIILLDEATSALDPVSSHMIEMTLLNLRHDYTIITVTHNMQQASRISDRTAFFLNGELIEVNDTKQIFMNPVKQATNDYISGRFG; translated from the coding sequence ATGAGTACAATTTTAAAGACTGAAAATCTATCACTTTTTTATGGTAAGAAAGAGGCTTTGAAAAGTGTTAATCTTAGTTTCGAAAACAAAGGGATCACGGCTTTAATCGGTCCATCAGGATGTGGTAAATCAACGTTTTTACGGTGCTTGAATCGGATGAACGACTTAATTCCTAATGTGACGATTACTGGTGAGGTGGCTTTTAATCAGGCGAATATCTATGCACCGACGACAGATACCGTTCAATTACGAAAAGAAATCGGGATGGTTTTTCAACAGCCCAATCCCTTTCCGTTTTCAATTTACGAAAATGTTGTTTATGGATTACGGTTAGCCGGGGTTCGCGATAAGGAAACGCTGGATGCAGCCGTTGAAAAAAGCTTGAAACAAGCGGCAATTTGGGATGAGGTCAAAGATCGCTTACATGTCAATGCGTTATCTTTATCTGGTGGTCAACAGCAACGGATTTGTATCGCACGAGTCCTTGCAGTTGAACCAGAAATTATTCTTTTGGATGAAGCCACCAGTGCGTTGGACCCAGTTTCAAGCCATATGATTGAAATGACCCTATTGAATTTACGGCATGATTACACTATCATAACTGTTACGCATAATATGCAACAGGCGTCACGAATTTCTGATCGAACCGCTTTTTTCTTGAATGGTGAGTTAATTGAGGTAAATGATACGAAACAGATTTTCATGAATCCGGTTAAGCAAGCAACCAATGACTATATTTCAGGCCGATTTGGTTAG
- a CDS encoding NAD(P)H-dependent glycerol-3-phosphate dehydrogenase codes for MTEKVAVLGAGSWGSILANLLDENGNEVRLWSNSAAQAAELNDQHTNERYVHGFHYSESLMAYTDLKAALDGVAVILFVVPTKAIRSVAQQVTAVLQATGQRPIIVHASKGLELETHKRLSQVLAEEIPANLRQAIVVLSGPSHAEEVAKRDITLITAASADDAAAKLVQQLFMNNYFRIYTNNDVIGVELGAALKNIIALGAGALHGLGYGDDAKAALMTRGLAEISRLGVALGAEPLTFIGLSGVGDLIVTATSVHSRNWRAGNELGAGQDLKTVVATMGMVIEGIPSTKAAYELAQQQQIEMPITEAIYDVLYNGADIKQVIPQLMQREGKPEIQ; via the coding sequence ATGACAGAAAAAGTTGCCGTTCTAGGTGCTGGCTCATGGGGCAGTATTTTGGCGAACTTATTAGATGAGAACGGAAATGAAGTTCGACTCTGGTCTAATTCGGCTGCACAAGCAGCTGAACTAAACGATCAGCATACGAATGAACGCTATGTCCATGGGTTTCATTATTCAGAGTCGTTAATGGCTTATACGGATTTGAAGGCGGCTTTAGATGGAGTTGCAGTGATTCTGTTCGTCGTGCCAACGAAGGCTATCCGTAGTGTGGCACAACAAGTCACAGCGGTGTTACAAGCAACTGGACAACGGCCAATTATTGTTCATGCTAGCAAAGGCTTAGAATTAGAAACCCACAAGCGGTTATCGCAAGTGTTGGCAGAAGAAATTCCAGCCAATTTACGTCAAGCAATTGTGGTGTTATCTGGCCCTAGTCATGCGGAAGAAGTTGCTAAACGCGATATCACGTTAATCACAGCGGCAAGCGCGGACGATGCGGCTGCTAAGCTGGTACAACAGCTCTTTATGAATAATTATTTCCGAATCTATACAAACAATGATGTCATTGGGGTTGAATTAGGTGCTGCCCTGAAAAATATTATTGCATTAGGTGCTGGTGCGTTACATGGGTTGGGCTATGGTGATGATGCCAAAGCTGCTTTGATGACACGTGGATTGGCTGAAATTAGCCGTCTTGGCGTGGCATTAGGGGCTGAACCGTTAACTTTTATCGGGTTATCAGGTGTTGGTGACTTAATTGTAACTGCTACGAGTGTGCATTCACGTAACTGGCGGGCTGGTAATGAACTTGGCGCTGGTCAAGATTTGAAGACGGTCGTTGCGACCATGGGAATGGTGATTGAAGGGATTCCATCTACTAAAGCGGCTTACGAATTAGCCCAACAGCAGCAGATTGAAATGCCCATCACCGAAGCCATTTATGATGTTTTATATAATGGCGCCGATATTAAGCAAGTTATCCCTCAGTTGATGCAACGTGAGGGGAAACCTGAAATTCAGTAG
- a CDS encoding PspC domain-containing protein has translation MKTKTNRKLTKSNNRVVAGVLGGIAAYLQWNATVLRVLFVLLTIASHGFGILLYLVLMTIIPSQPKQSGFFDQMRQATGQSSQTTQQPQGRKEIHNVHEEDEPRHQD, from the coding sequence ATGAAGACTAAAACTAATCGTAAACTAACTAAATCTAACAATCGGGTCGTTGCCGGTGTCTTGGGTGGCATTGCCGCCTACCTACAGTGGAATGCTACCGTATTGCGTGTGTTATTTGTGTTACTGACAATTGCGTCACATGGTTTTGGGATTTTGTTGTACTTAGTTCTAATGACCATTATTCCCAGTCAGCCTAAGCAATCTGGTTTTTTTGATCAGATGCGCCAAGCTACTGGGCAGTCATCACAAACTACGCAGCAACCGCAAGGACGTAAAGAAATTCATAACGTCCATGAAGAAGATGAGCCGCGCCACCAAGATTAA
- a CDS encoding phage holin family protein has translation MGFWKRIIINTVLFIAIAGFFKSDFHVANVWIALLASFVLAVLNAAVKPVLLLLSLPITLLTLGLFSIVINGLMLQLTSYFVGKTSFGFSSFGMAVLVSVLMSLANVIVSNFLAKRDVNGE, from the coding sequence GTGGGTTTTTGGAAACGAATTATAATTAATACCGTATTATTTATTGCCATTGCTGGCTTTTTTAAGAGTGATTTCCATGTTGCCAATGTGTGGATTGCTTTATTGGCAAGTTTTGTTTTAGCAGTCTTGAACGCAGCGGTTAAACCCGTGCTACTGTTATTATCATTACCGATTACGTTATTGACCTTAGGGTTATTCAGTATTGTGATTAATGGTTTGATGCTCCAACTGACGTCTTATTTTGTCGGCAAAACCAGTTTTGGATTTTCCAGTTTTGGAATGGCCGTCTTAGTGTCGGTTTTAATGTCCTTGGCAAATGTGATTGTTTCTAATTTTTTAGCTAAGCGTGATGTAAATGGTGAATAA
- the pstB gene encoding phosphate ABC transporter ATP-binding protein PstB — translation MADATTMTTDQRNIMKFDEKAHEIALSTHDLHVFYGKSEAISEGDLQFERYKISALIGPSGSGKSTYLRSLNRMNDRIATVKGQIMYRGLDINSNAIDVYEMRRHIGMVFQRPNPFAKSIYENITFALRQRGMKNKQELDEVVERSLRQAAMWDQVKDDLNKSALALSGGQQQRLCIARAIAIKPDILLLDEPASALDPISTSQIEDTLLELKQNYTIIIVTHNMQQASRISDYTAFFNLGKVLEYAETGDVFTNPKVDLTNDYISGNFG, via the coding sequence ATGGCAGATGCAACAACGATGACGACAGATCAACGAAATATTATGAAGTTCGATGAAAAAGCACATGAAATTGCACTTTCAACGCACGATTTACACGTGTTCTATGGTAAGTCGGAAGCAATTTCAGAGGGTGATTTACAATTTGAACGGTATAAAATCAGTGCACTGATTGGACCATCTGGTTCAGGGAAATCAACTTATTTGCGTTCTTTGAATCGCATGAATGATCGAATTGCCACGGTTAAGGGCCAAATTATGTATCGGGGCTTAGATATTAATAGTAATGCAATTGACGTTTATGAGATGCGGCGCCATATTGGCATGGTTTTCCAGCGGCCTAATCCCTTTGCTAAATCAATTTATGAAAATATTACCTTTGCATTACGGCAACGTGGCATGAAGAATAAGCAAGAATTAGATGAAGTTGTGGAACGATCTTTACGACAGGCGGCCATGTGGGACCAGGTTAAAGATGATTTAAATAAGAGTGCCTTAGCGCTTTCGGGTGGTCAACAACAACGGCTGTGCATTGCCCGGGCAATTGCTATTAAGCCTGATATTTTATTGTTAGACGAACCAGCTAGTGCTTTGGATCCCATTTCGACGAGTCAGATTGAAGACACTTTGCTAGAATTAAAGCAAAACTATACGATTATTATCGTAACCCATAATATGCAACAAGCGTCACGAATTAGTGACTATACGGCGTTCTTTAATCTCGGTAAAGTTTTGGAATATGCTGAAACGGGGGATGTTTTCACCAATCCTAAAGTTGACCTGACAAATGATTATATCTCTGGTAATTTTGGCTAG
- the hprK gene encoding HPr(Ser) kinase/phosphatase: MAESVTVADLVKNTRLDVYHGAKLLADKEITISDISRPGLALTGYFNYYPRERVQLLGKTETAYSKNMSHDERLMIFRKMCQLTTPAFVVSTGLPVPAELVQAGDENKVPILGTKMTSSRILSNMTNYLEGKLAERQSVHGVLVDIYGLGVLITGDSGVGKSETALELVKRGHRLIADDRVDVYQQDEQTLVGEAPKILNHLLEIRGIGIIDVMNLFGAGAVRQDTDIDLIVHLENWTPDKQFDRLGNGEASRKFFDVEVPEVSIPVKTGRNLAIIIEAAAMNFRAESMGYDATKVFDDNLNSLIKENSAHDSEKH, from the coding sequence TTGGCAGAAAGTGTAACTGTTGCCGATTTAGTGAAAAATACCCGCTTGGATGTTTACCATGGCGCCAAGCTACTAGCAGATAAAGAAATTACAATTAGTGATATTTCACGGCCTGGTTTAGCACTAACAGGCTACTTCAACTACTACCCGCGCGAACGGGTACAATTGCTGGGGAAAACTGAAACCGCTTATTCAAAGAATATGAGCCACGATGAACGATTAATGATTTTTCGGAAGATGTGTCAATTAACGACGCCAGCTTTTGTGGTTTCTACGGGATTACCCGTACCTGCTGAGCTTGTTCAGGCTGGTGACGAGAACAAGGTACCAATCTTAGGCACTAAGATGACTTCTTCACGAATTTTAAGTAATATGACCAACTACTTGGAAGGTAAATTAGCTGAACGTCAATCGGTTCATGGTGTTTTAGTGGACATTTATGGGCTAGGGGTTTTAATTACTGGTGATTCAGGGGTTGGGAAAAGTGAAACGGCTTTGGAGCTCGTCAAACGGGGGCATCGCTTGATTGCAGATGATCGCGTAGATGTTTATCAACAAGATGAACAAACCCTAGTTGGGGAAGCACCAAAGATTTTAAATCATCTCCTTGAGATTCGGGGGATTGGGATTATTGACGTGATGAACTTATTCGGTGCCGGAGCAGTCCGCCAAGATACCGATATTGATTTAATTGTTCACTTAGAGAATTGGACGCCAGATAAGCAATTTGATAGACTAGGAAATGGCGAAGCATCGCGTAAGTTTTTTGATGTTGAAGTGCCGGAAGTCTCTATTCCGGTTAAAACTGGGCGTAACTTAGCCATTATTATTGAAGCAGCTGCGATGAACTTTCGGGCTGAAAGCATGGGCTATGATGCGACTAAGGTGTTTGATGACAATTTGAATTCCTTAATCAAAGAAAATTCAGCCCATGATTCTGAAAAGCATTAA
- the phoU gene encoding phosphate signaling complex protein PhoU: protein MRRLFDDELNDIDANFTEMGMMVSETIEKAVKAFIDHDRDLAQEIIDNDAKINEREVELEQKSFEMIALYQPVTSDLREIVTILKAVSELERMADYARNIAHATIRVKGHVRVPEIEAQLSEMGNRVRKMVEEMLAAYVKSDDLAARKVAAKDAKVGEMYDKINEKGISKMERHPETVIGSTDYLNVASYLLRIGALVTNVGEWIVYLNTGKIIELNPESSNLV, encoded by the coding sequence ATGCGACGACTATTTGATGATGAATTAAATGATATTGATGCTAATTTTACCGAAATGGGAATGATGGTTAGTGAAACTATTGAAAAAGCTGTGAAAGCTTTTATTGACCATGATCGTGATTTAGCTCAAGAAATCATTGATAATGATGCCAAAATTAATGAACGTGAAGTCGAATTGGAACAAAAATCATTTGAAATGATTGCTTTATACCAGCCAGTAACTTCTGATTTACGTGAAATCGTTACGATTTTAAAGGCCGTCTCAGAATTAGAACGGATGGCTGATTATGCCCGGAACATTGCGCATGCGACGATTCGGGTTAAAGGACATGTACGTGTCCCTGAAATTGAAGCGCAGTTATCTGAGATGGGGAACCGGGTCCGTAAAATGGTCGAAGAGATGTTAGCAGCCTATGTTAAAAGCGATGATTTGGCAGCCCGTAAAGTTGCGGCTAAGGATGCTAAAGTTGGTGAAATGTACGATAAAATCAACGAAAAAGGAATTTCGAAGATGGAACGCCATCCAGAAACTGTGATTGGATCGACCGACTATCTTAATGTTGCGAGTTATTTGTTACGAATCGGTGCATTGGTCACCAATGTTGGTGAATGGATCGTTTACTTGAATACTGGAAAAATCATAGAATTGAATCCAGAAAGTTCGAATTTAGTTTAG
- the lgt gene encoding prolipoprotein diacylglyceryl transferase produces MKLVLGALNPIALRLGPIEVHWYGVFIASAVIIAVTLAVREGLRRGIRPDDIYDMILWALPFTLIAARLYYVGFQWSYYSQNPGEIIRIWDGGIAIYGGLIGAAIVVILFCRSRFVPVWLMLDVAAPTVIMGQGIGRWGNFMNQEAFGRVTSLGFLQGLHLPQWLISQMYINGAYRQPTFLYESVWDLLGFVLLMTTRHKKGLYKQGEVFLAYVAWYSFGRFFTEGMRTDSLMLFGVIRISQALSVVLFIGSLTLIIWRRRRLTENRWYLDGSGQKIATENK; encoded by the coding sequence GTGAAACTCGTCTTGGGGGCGTTAAACCCGATTGCGTTAAGATTAGGGCCGATTGAGGTTCATTGGTATGGCGTATTTATTGCAAGTGCCGTTATTATTGCGGTGACTTTGGCTGTGCGCGAGGGTCTGCGGCGTGGTATTCGACCAGATGATATTTACGATATGATTTTGTGGGCCTTACCGTTTACTTTAATTGCGGCTCGATTATATTATGTTGGGTTTCAATGGTCCTATTATAGCCAAAATCCAGGTGAAATTATCCGAATCTGGGATGGCGGTATTGCCATTTATGGCGGCTTAATTGGTGCGGCAATTGTGGTGATTCTATTTTGCCGATCACGGTTTGTCCCCGTTTGGTTAATGTTAGATGTTGCGGCACCAACTGTCATTATGGGCCAAGGAATTGGTCGCTGGGGTAATTTCATGAACCAGGAAGCTTTTGGCCGGGTGACTAGTTTGGGCTTTCTACAAGGGTTACATTTACCGCAGTGGTTGATTTCTCAGATGTATATCAACGGTGCATATCGGCAACCGACGTTTTTATACGAGTCGGTTTGGGATTTGCTCGGATTCGTTTTATTGATGACGACGCGACATAAAAAGGGGCTTTACAAACAGGGTGAAGTGTTCTTGGCCTATGTCGCATGGTATTCATTTGGTCGTTTCTTTACAGAAGGAATGCGGACAGATTCTTTAATGTTATTTGGCGTCATCCGTATTTCACAGGCCCTATCCGTGGTATTATTTATTGGTAGTTTGACTTTGATTATTTGGCGTCGACGCCGATTAACCGAGAATCGTTGGTACCTTGATGGTTCTGGTCAAAAAATTGCCACCGAAAATAAGTAG